Proteins encoded in a region of the Streptomyces sp. NBC_00513 genome:
- a CDS encoding peptide ligase PGM1-related protein, which translates to MSEAGPFVVFANFLSDLAVDLGEGHVLTRWAQQAPRKAWLLRPGDVLVTPVPLSGEFLRYVGDLTGVPPETVTVVEVPPSGAVPLARAVREAGLAEHVRALAADRGAALLPTALDASAITFARDLGLTVHPYPTVDAAAAALKTTMLLNTKAGFREAADHLGMRLPTGRVCRRPETEGVVRELLESHERVVVKPDRSAGGHGLRFVSREDLRGGAALELDTVGGPEGTWVVEECLDVVESVSIQLETTASGTHTLFSGAMRTTDGSFTGYLSPLPPSSAHPAEELEKWGTALGRHLADHGYAGPFGVDALVNADGEAYASESNIRRTATTTPHAMVTRLTAASPVTRPAWSVATGRTRRPFGFEAALDRVREHRLAFDPASGEGVVLYADAPPDGRSWRYAVIAESAGDVAEREAALADALDFEGR; encoded by the coding sequence ATGAGTGAGGCGGGTCCGTTCGTCGTTTTCGCGAACTTCCTCTCGGACCTGGCGGTCGATCTCGGCGAGGGGCACGTGCTGACGCGGTGGGCACAGCAGGCGCCGCGGAAGGCGTGGTTGCTGCGGCCCGGGGACGTACTCGTCACCCCGGTGCCCCTGAGCGGGGAGTTCCTGCGGTACGTGGGCGACCTCACGGGGGTGCCCCCGGAGACGGTCACGGTCGTCGAGGTACCCCCGTCCGGCGCCGTCCCCCTGGCGCGGGCGGTGCGCGAGGCCGGACTCGCCGAACACGTCCGGGCTCTCGCCGCCGACCGCGGGGCGGCACTGTTGCCGACGGCGCTCGACGCTTCGGCGATCACGTTCGCCCGGGACCTCGGCCTCACGGTGCACCCCTACCCGACGGTCGACGCCGCGGCGGCCGCCCTGAAGACGACCATGCTCCTCAACACCAAGGCCGGCTTCCGCGAGGCGGCCGACCACCTGGGGATGCGGCTGCCGACAGGACGGGTGTGCCGGCGCCCCGAGACGGAGGGCGTCGTCCGCGAGCTCCTGGAGAGCCACGAACGCGTCGTGGTCAAGCCCGACCGGTCCGCGGGAGGGCATGGTCTGCGCTTCGTGTCCCGCGAGGACCTGCGGGGCGGGGCGGCCCTGGAACTCGACACCGTCGGCGGCCCCGAGGGCACGTGGGTGGTGGAGGAATGCCTCGACGTGGTCGAGTCGGTGAGCATCCAACTGGAGACCACCGCATCCGGGACACACACCCTGTTCAGCGGCGCGATGCGTACCACCGACGGATCCTTCACGGGATACCTCTCCCCGCTGCCGCCGTCCTCGGCACATCCGGCCGAGGAACTGGAGAAGTGGGGGACGGCCCTGGGCCGCCATCTGGCCGACCACGGCTACGCCGGGCCGTTCGGAGTCGACGCGCTGGTGAACGCGGACGGTGAGGCGTACGCGAGCGAGAGCAACATCCGCCGTACCGCCACCACGACCCCGCACGCCATGGTCACCCGCCTGACGGCGGCATCGCCCGTCACCCGTCCGGCCTGGTCGGTGGCCACGGGACGGACGCGTCGCCCCTTCGGCTTCGAGGCGGCCCTCGACCGGGTGCGCGAACACCGCCTCGCCTTCGACCCGGCGAGCGGCGAGGGCGTCGTCCTCTACGCGGACGCTCCGCCCGACGGCCGCTCCTGGCGGTACGCGGTGATCGCCGAAAGCGCGGGGGACGTGGCGGAACGGGAAGCCGCGCTGGCCGACGCCCTCGACTTCGAGGGCCGCTGA
- a CDS encoding Rrf2 family transcriptional regulator — MRISARADYAVRAALQLAGSQDDGPLKAEAIAEAQDIPHKFLEGILNDMRRGGLVLSRRGGNGGYRLAKPAESISIADVIRVVDGPLVSVRGVRPPDLSYTGPAEALLPLWIALRANVREILDGVSLADVASSQLPADVSALARTPEAWTNP; from the coding sequence ATGCGGATCTCAGCCAGGGCGGACTACGCGGTACGTGCCGCACTACAGCTCGCCGGGTCACAGGATGACGGGCCACTGAAAGCGGAGGCCATCGCCGAAGCCCAGGACATCCCGCACAAATTCCTCGAAGGCATCCTGAACGACATGCGCCGGGGCGGCCTCGTGCTCAGCCGGCGCGGCGGCAACGGCGGATACCGCCTGGCCAAGCCCGCCGAGTCCATCAGCATCGCCGATGTCATCCGCGTCGTGGACGGACCACTCGTCTCGGTGCGCGGGGTCCGCCCGCCGGACCTGTCCTACACCGGCCCGGCCGAGGCACTCCTGCCCCTGTGGATCGCGTTGCGGGCCAACGTGCGCGAGATCCTCGACGGCGTGTCGCTCGCCGACGTCGCGTCGTCCCAACTGCCCGCCGACGTCTCCGCGCTGGCCCGCACCCCCGAGGCCTGGACCAATCCCTGA
- a CDS encoding acyl-CoA dehydrogenase codes for MPTTPSTLDRTTAAERRRALVRTTRDVADDLAADALARDQAGRPPTDEVARLREAGLLAALTPPTPERGTDWRTGCAVIRRVASADSSVGEVLARHYVHSWSGRFHASRPHADALEEESARAQWLWTGAFRGIAPDDDTDGQDLTLRPRDNGHVLNGCRFVDTAVAVADQIVVDARCAATGDVLTVLIPPGARGVTVEPAHDRLGQRVGGAGEVILDRVTIPPGQVLGRRPDDEESTAPFTSLAEPALRLALCHVGLGIVEGALSEARDLSRGGRAYRLPGTDPDLFLTYGELATAAQTATAVVDRATEMTAQALDTGGRLDDEEAAGVSALVATAETVTSKAALHITARVLELADAPGLDRFWRNARVLTAHHPAAHRLRSIGEHYLNGSHRAVAATFH; via the coding sequence GTGCCGACGACACCGAGCACCCTCGACCGCACAACCGCCGCCGAGCGGCGCCGGGCACTTGTACGCACCACCCGCGATGTGGCGGACGACCTCGCGGCGGACGCCCTCGCCCGCGACCAGGCGGGCAGGCCGCCGACCGACGAGGTGGCCCGACTGCGCGAGGCCGGCCTGCTCGCGGCCCTCACGCCGCCGACGCCGGAGCGCGGGACGGACTGGCGCACGGGATGCGCCGTCATTCGGAGGGTCGCCTCGGCGGACAGCTCCGTCGGCGAGGTGCTCGCCCGCCACTACGTCCACTCCTGGAGCGGCCGCTTCCACGCGAGTCGGCCCCACGCGGACGCGCTCGAAGAGGAGTCGGCGCGGGCGCAGTGGCTGTGGACGGGTGCGTTCCGCGGCATCGCGCCCGACGACGACACCGACGGACAGGACCTCACGCTGAGGCCGCGCGACAACGGCCACGTCCTGAACGGGTGTCGGTTCGTGGACACGGCGGTCGCCGTCGCCGACCAGATCGTGGTCGACGCCCGCTGCGCCGCGACCGGTGACGTCCTGACCGTACTGATCCCGCCCGGCGCGCGGGGCGTGACCGTCGAACCCGCCCACGACCGCCTCGGGCAGCGCGTCGGCGGCGCGGGCGAGGTGATCCTCGACCGGGTCACCATCCCGCCCGGCCAGGTACTCGGCCGCCGGCCGGACGACGAGGAGTCGACCGCGCCCTTCACCTCGCTGGCCGAGCCGGCGCTCCGGCTCGCCCTGTGCCACGTCGGCCTGGGCATCGTCGAGGGCGCGCTCAGCGAGGCACGCGACCTCAGCAGGGGCGGCCGTGCGTACCGGCTGCCCGGTACGGACCCGGACCTCTTCCTGACGTACGGGGAACTCGCCACCGCCGCCCAGACCGCCACCGCCGTGGTCGACCGGGCGACGGAGATGACGGCGCAGGCCCTCGACACGGGCGGCCGGCTCGACGACGAGGAAGCCGCGGGCGTCTCGGCCCTGGTCGCCACGGCCGAGACGGTGACGTCGAAGGCCGCCCTGCACATCACCGCGCGGGTGCTGGAACTCGCGGACGCCCCCGGCCTGGACCGCTTCTGGCGCAACGCGCGGGTCCTGACCGCCCACCACCCCGCCGCGCACCGCCTGCGCTCGATCGGGGAGCACTACCTCAACGGCTCCCACCGCGCGGTGGCGGCGACCTTCCACTGA
- a CDS encoding DUF4235 domain-containing protein, with protein sequence MKAATLAYKPVGLALGAAGGMIAGALFRQIWKLVEGDGDAPNATDEERTWRQILIAAAIQGAIFAVVKAAVDRSGAVAARRLTGTWPG encoded by the coding sequence ATGAAGGCGGCCACCCTCGCCTACAAGCCGGTGGGGCTGGCTCTGGGCGCCGCCGGCGGCATGATCGCGGGCGCCCTGTTCCGGCAGATCTGGAAGCTCGTCGAAGGTGACGGGGACGCCCCCAACGCCACGGACGAGGAACGGACCTGGCGGCAGATCCTCATCGCCGCCGCCATCCAGGGTGCCATCTTCGCCGTGGTCAAAGCCGCGGTCGACCGCTCGGGCGCCGTGGCCGCCCGGCGCCTCACGGGGACCTGGCCGGGCTGA
- a CDS encoding winged helix-turn-helix domain-containing protein produces MTTAPPAPSAHRSPTSRLQLVGGRPPGTPVDGTVDGRVGYLVFLPADVDPAALMRSHGIRPEGRPLEPASPPAPESEPVPRHERVHTDGAIRIDPARRLVEVDGRELELTYMEFALLAHLVTHPNTVHTRDALISGIWGYGRIGDGRTVDVHIARLRGKLGPAHRGRISTVRRVGYRYVPAHR; encoded by the coding sequence GTGACCACCGCGCCTCCCGCACCCTCCGCCCACCGTTCCCCGACCTCCCGCCTCCAACTGGTCGGCGGCCGTCCGCCCGGCACCCCTGTCGACGGGACCGTCGACGGCCGCGTCGGATACCTCGTGTTCCTGCCGGCGGACGTCGACCCGGCTGCGCTGATGAGATCGCACGGCATCCGCCCTGAGGGCCGGCCCCTCGAACCCGCGAGCCCTCCGGCTCCCGAGTCGGAACCGGTGCCCCGCCACGAACGGGTTCACACCGACGGTGCCATCCGGATCGACCCGGCCCGTCGGCTGGTCGAGGTCGACGGGCGCGAACTGGAACTCACGTACATGGAGTTCGCCCTCCTGGCCCACCTGGTGACCCACCCGAACACGGTGCACACCCGCGACGCCCTCATCTCGGGCATCTGGGGCTACGGGCGCATCGGCGACGGCCGCACCGTCGACGTCCACATCGCCCGACTGCGCGGCAAGCTCGGCCCCGCCCACCGGGGCCGCATCTCCACGGTGCGCCGCGTGGGCTACAGGTACGTGCCCGCTCACCGGTAG
- a CDS encoding acyl-CoA desaturase, which yields MNSQQRVRPPPEPGAPTPGGTGSDFARLSRKIQAAGLMARRPGYYTLRIATVTGLYGLGWVAFVLVGDSWWTLVVAAFLAFVFGQVALLAHDVAHRQVFRLRKAGEVSGRLAGNLGIGMGYGWWQDKHTRHHANPNHEDLDPDLDPDILVWTQDQARAAKGLPRLLGRSQALLFFPLLTLEGFNLHVSGLRSLADKSLRNRAWEGALLIGHIAAYLGALFLVLPPGKAIVFLLVHQCLFGVYLGSIFAPNHKGMPTLRGTDRPDFLRRQVLTSRDVRGGLFTDIVLGGLNYQIEHHLFPSMPSPHLRRAQAIVRGHCQELGVSHLETGLIESYRQTLASLHHAGAPIREARTA from the coding sequence ATGAATTCGCAGCAGAGGGTGCGTCCTCCGCCCGAGCCGGGGGCGCCCACCCCGGGAGGGACGGGGAGCGATTTCGCCCGGCTCTCCAGGAAGATCCAGGCAGCCGGACTGATGGCCCGACGCCCCGGCTACTACACGCTCCGCATCGCCACCGTGACAGGCCTCTACGGCTTGGGCTGGGTGGCGTTCGTGTTGGTCGGCGACAGCTGGTGGACACTCGTCGTCGCCGCCTTCCTCGCCTTCGTGTTCGGTCAGGTCGCACTTCTGGCCCACGACGTCGCACATCGGCAGGTCTTCCGCCTGCGCAAGGCCGGCGAAGTGTCCGGGCGCCTCGCCGGGAACCTCGGCATCGGCATGGGGTACGGCTGGTGGCAGGACAAGCACACCCGACACCACGCCAATCCGAACCACGAGGATCTCGATCCCGACCTCGATCCCGACATCCTCGTCTGGACACAGGACCAGGCGCGCGCCGCGAAGGGGCTGCCGCGGCTCCTGGGCCGCTCCCAGGCGCTCCTGTTCTTCCCGCTGCTCACGCTGGAAGGGTTCAACCTGCACGTGTCCGGACTCCGGTCGCTCGCCGACAAGTCCCTCAGGAACCGGGCCTGGGAGGGCGCCCTCCTCATCGGCCACATCGCGGCCTATCTCGGAGCACTGTTCCTGGTGCTTCCGCCCGGCAAGGCGATCGTGTTCCTGCTCGTCCACCAGTGCCTCTTCGGCGTCTACCTCGGTTCGATCTTCGCCCCGAACCACAAGGGCATGCCGACCCTGCGGGGAACGGACCGCCCCGACTTCCTGCGCCGCCAGGTGCTGACCTCGCGCGACGTGCGCGGCGGCCTGTTCACCGACATCGTTCTCGGCGGCCTGAACTACCAGATCGAGCACCACCTCTTCCCCAGCATGCCCAGCCCGCACCTGCGCAGGGCCCAGGCCATCGTGCGCGGTCACTGCCAGGAGCTCGGCGTCAGCCACCTGGAGACCGGCCTGATCGAGTCCTACCGGCAGACCCTGGCCAGCCTCCACCACGCGGGCGCCCCCATCCGGGAGGCCCGCACCGCCTGA